One window from the genome of Epinephelus moara isolate mb chromosome 21, YSFRI_EMoa_1.0, whole genome shotgun sequence encodes:
- the LOC126382673 gene encoding leucine-rich repeat-containing protein 52-like, whose amino-acid sequence MRLAPQPNAQPLRLIVLLLLTAGVNASPVISSGCPDRCVCDDQLVVQCAGQHLTTFPVNLPLATRQLIISNNRIVELPPLALNYLSDLVYLDCSNNSLTEISESTFGNLRKLAYLDLSFNTLIRIEDRTFGPLASLVMLRMTDNPGLSEIHQDAFLENAALQVLDVSRNNLTVLNITSLIALPALRSVGLSGNPWSCECDNEDLCLWVHLEGFKFQDEGQTVCGSPADMQGRRMGEVGIQLRTLCHQTLGSWDYLFFVLIGFVIFAAGTVSAWVMGVIMVLYERYIKKKDEQLDPDDEEESGETGHTSHARSDHGNGNLKTSHTV is encoded by the exons ATGCGTCTTGCCCCGCAGCCAAACGCGCAACCCTTGCGGCTCATAGTTCTGCTTCTCCTCACCGCGGGGGTGAACGCATCCCCGGTGATCTCTTCGGGCTGCCCGGACAGGTGCGTGTGTGATGACCAGCTGGTGGTTCAATGCGCTGGGCAGCACCTGACCACCTTCCCGGTCAACTTGCCGCTGGCCACGCGGCAGCTCATCATCTCCAACAACCGTATAGTGGAGCTGCCGCCGCTCGCGCTCAACTACCTCTCCGATCTGGTGTACCTGGACTGCAGCAACAATTCCCTCACGGAGATATCTGAGTCCACGTTTGGGAATCTACGGAAGCTGGCCTACCTGGACCTCTCCTTCAACACCTTGATCCGGATCGAGGACCGGACGTTCGGCCCCTTGGCGAGCCTGGTGATGCTGAGGATGACCGACAACCCGGGGCTCTCGGAGATTCACCAGGACGCCTTTTTGGAGAACGCGGCCCTGCAGGTGCTGGATGTGAGTCGGAACAACCTGACGGTCCTCAACATCACCTCCCTGATCGCGCTGCCTGCGCTGCGCTCGGTGGGGCTCAGCGGGAACCCGTGGAGCTGCGAGTGCGACAACGAGGACCTGTGCCTGTGGGTCCACCTGGAGGGCTTCAAGTTCCAAG aTGAGGGCCAGACGGTGTGTGGCTCACCTGCTGACATGCAGGGCCGTCGCATGGGTGAGGTGGGCATCCAGCTACGGACGTTGTGTCACCAGACTCTGGGCTCCTGGGACTACCTTTTCTTTGTCCTCATCGGCTTTGTCATCTTCGCCGCTGGCACCGTGTCGGCCTGGGTGATGGGCGTCATTATGGTGCTCTATGAGCGCTACATCAAGAAGAAAGACGAACAGCTGGATCCGGATGACGAGGAGGAGTCCGGTGAGACGGGTCACACGTCGCATGCCAGGAGTGACCATGGCAACGGGAATTTGAAAACGTCACAtactgtttaa